A window of the Oncorhynchus nerka isolate Pitt River unplaced genomic scaffold, Oner_Uvic_2.0 unplaced_scaffold_2305, whole genome shotgun sequence genome harbors these coding sequences:
- the LOC115110322 gene encoding axin-1-like: RVPWREPVNPYYVNSGYAMAPATSANDSEQQSMSSASDVDTLSLTDSSVDGVPPYKYRKQHRREMHESAKANGRVPLPHIPRTNRIPKDIHVEPEKFAADLISRLEGVLREREAQEKLEERLKRVRLEEEGEDADISTSTSFSSHRLPPGAHPQHYNNPRYSDIGYNGLALRPDAHEENPESILDDHVQRVMKTPGCQSPGTGRHSPKSRSPDGFPAGGKVPGPGMPLPTGPGKHPARLGPKGEAASHQYHHKHVHHIHHPAGGKPKEQVEADAATRVNGNFHWGMEQHNYGSKSRNYADGMGPSPMDPMGYSKGSTLSKRPFKKAEEVRTFEVPVPPEDVERNQKILQWMMEGEAVRNKKSPYGSTTGSKKTPSSHEVSRPSSVERPGAVHPWVSAQLRNSVQPSHPFIQDPTMPPNPAPNPLTQLEEARRRLEEEKKKTGTLQTKQRYVMEVIQRGRAAARPALFPPLGVVPAVSDTELSEHKVTKKPACENITVAYYFCGEPIPYRTSVKGRMVMLGQFKELLTKKGSYRYFFKKVSNDFGVVFEEVREDDAVLPIFEEKIIGKVEKID, encoded by the exons ACGCGTGCCGTGGCGGGAGCCTGTCAACCCGTACTATGTCAACTCGGGCTACGCCATGGCCCCTGCCACCAGCGCCAACGACAGCGAGCAGCAGAGCATGTCCAGTGCCAGCGACGTAGACACACTCTCCCTGACAGACAGCAGTGT AGATGGGGTTCCACCATACAAATATCGTAAACAGCATCGACGAGAGATGCATGAAAGTGCCAAAGCAAATGGGCGTGTGCCACTACCTCATATTCCT CGCACCAACCGGATACCAAAGGACATTCACGTGGAGCCGGAGAAGTTTGCGGCGGATCTGATCAGCCGGCTGGAGGGAGtgctgagggagagggaggcccAGGAGAAACTGGAGGAGCGGCTGAAGAGAGTCCGATTG gaggaagagggtgaggaTGCAGACATCTCCACATCCACCTCGTTCTCCAGTCACAGACTGCCCCCTGGTGCCCACCCACAGCACTACAACAACCCCCGCTACTCTGACATCGGCTACAATGGCCTGGCGCTGCGGCCTGACGCCCACGAGGAGAACCCCGAGAGCATCCTGGACGACCACGTCCAGCGAGTCATGAAGACCCCCGGCTGCCAGTCCCCGGGCACCGGCCGCCACTCCCCCAAGTCCCGCTCACCCGACGGCTTCCCTGCAGGTGGCAAGGTGCCCGGACCTGGGATGCCACTGCCCACAGGCCCAGGCAAACACCCAGCTCGGCTGGGGCCCAAAGGGGAGGCTGCCAGCCACCAATACCACCACAAACACGTGCACCACATCCACCACCCAGCCGGAGGGAAGCCCAAAGAGCAGGTGGAGGCTGACGCAGCCACGAGGGTCAATGGTAACTTCCACTGGGGGATGGAGCAGCACAACTATGGGTCCAAGTCTCGCAACTATGCTGACGGCATGGGCCCCAGCCCGATGGATCCTATGGGCTAcag CAAAGGTAGCACGCTATCGAAGCGGCCGTTTAAGAAGGCTGAGGAGGTGCGGACCTTTGAGGTGCCCGTGCCCCCGGAGGACGTGGAGAGGAACCAGAAGATCCTCCAGtggatgatggagggagaggcGGTCCGTAACAAGAAGAGCCCCTACGG GAGCACCACAGGGTCCAAGAAGACCCCGTCGAGCCACGAGGTGTCGcggcccagctctgtggagcgtCCGGGGGCAGTGCATCCGTGGGTCAGCGCCCAGCTGCGGAACAGTGTGCAGCCCTCACACCCCTTCATCCAGGACCCCACCATGCCCCCCAACCCGGCCCCCAATCCCCTCACCCAGCTGGAGGAGGCTAGgaggagactggaggaggagaagaagaagacggGGACCTTACAGACCAAACAGAG GTATGTGATGGAAGTGATCCAGCGGGGGCGTGCTGCCGCCAGGCCCGCCCTGTTCCCGCCGCTCGGCGTGGTGCCTGCCGTCTCTGACACGGAGCTGTCCGA ACATAAAGTGACGAAGAAGCCCGCGTGTGAGAACATTACGGTGGCCTACTACTTCTGTGGGGAGCCAATCCCGTACAGGACGTCGGTCAAAGGTCGCATGGTCATGCTGGGCCAGTTCAAAGAGCTGCTGACTAAGAAAGGAAGCTACAG GTATTTTTTCAAGAAGGTGAGCAATGACTTTGGGGTGGTGTTCGAAGAGGTACGCGAAGATGATGCTGTCCTGCCCATCTTTGAGGAGAAGATCATTGGGAAAGTGGaaaagattgattga